The Nocardia sp. XZ_19_385 genome contains a region encoding:
- a CDS encoding asparaginase: MSPVENRRRVIVFGLGGTIAMSTTSTGGVAPTLSADQLVAAVPGLSEANIAVDVVNFRQVPGASLTISDITELAEAIRGQLADADGAVVTQGTDTIEETAYLLDLLHDQAQPVLVTGAMRNPTLAGADGPANLLAAIQTAAHPAFRNHGCLVVFNDEIHAARRVRKTHTTSTATFQSPTGGPLGYLAEGQPRLLNHLSTRTVVPAKPGDDIRVPILTVGLGDDGTLLRALTGHIDGVVIAGVGGGHVPSRLVAPIETLAATVPVVLASRTGSGSVLQSTYGFPGSERDLLARGMISAGYLDPLKARILLHTLLSANCEAATISQAFGSAGGYANPETWPWPTPSAKDA; encoded by the coding sequence GTGTCCCCAGTCGAAAATCGCCGCCGCGTGATCGTTTTCGGTCTCGGCGGCACCATCGCCATGTCAACCACCAGCACCGGCGGTGTCGCCCCTACCCTGTCGGCCGACCAACTCGTGGCCGCTGTACCGGGGTTGTCCGAAGCGAATATCGCCGTCGACGTAGTGAACTTCCGTCAAGTACCCGGCGCCTCCCTGACCATCTCCGACATCACCGAACTCGCAGAAGCAATCCGCGGTCAGCTCGCCGACGCCGACGGTGCCGTGGTGACCCAAGGCACCGACACCATCGAGGAAACCGCCTACCTCCTCGACCTACTCCACGACCAAGCCCAACCCGTCCTCGTCACTGGCGCGATGCGCAACCCCACCCTCGCCGGAGCCGACGGACCAGCAAACCTCCTTGCCGCAATCCAGACCGCGGCACACCCCGCGTTCCGGAACCATGGTTGTCTTGTCGTGTTCAACGACGAGATCCACGCCGCCCGGCGGGTCCGTAAGACCCACACCACAAGCACCGCGACCTTCCAATCTCCCACCGGCGGCCCGCTCGGCTATCTCGCCGAGGGCCAACCGCGCCTACTCAATCATCTCAGCACCCGCACGGTCGTACCCGCGAAGCCCGGCGACGACATTCGCGTCCCGATCCTGACGGTCGGCCTCGGTGACGATGGAACCCTGCTCCGAGCTCTCACCGGCCACATCGACGGTGTGGTCATCGCCGGAGTTGGCGGCGGACACGTACCCAGTCGCCTCGTAGCGCCGATCGAAACCCTGGCCGCCACCGTTCCAGTAGTGCTCGCTTCACGGACAGGCTCAGGGTCGGTACTCCAATCCACCTACGGCTTCCCGGGATCCGAACGCGACCTCCTCGCCCGCGGCATGATCTCCGCCGGATACCTCGACCCCCTCAAAGCGCGGATCCTGCTGCACACGCTACTCTCCGCGAACTGCGAGGCCGCCACGATCTCCCAAGCGTTCGGATCGGCAGGAGGCTACGCAAACCCCGAAACATGGCCCTGGCCAACACCTTCCGCCAAGGACGCCTGA
- a CDS encoding site-specific integrase, with product MGISPADLVTVGTTVPTFGEVVPVVRATLGAGTKRTYGTHLNRLEQQWPDRRLDDVTKPDLDEMAQAIRATHRVNRASQGGATAVAHFVSTVRYVYRYAEAKGWIRPCDNPARQVALPARRPSHRYAIPSHQLTEICHVTATTGNDPELDSLIIRLHLETACRRSGALALRPHDLDTDQCLIYLREKEGTDRWQPVSPTLMRHLLAHAQDRHSPPSGQLLRYLNGKPITGRRYDHIWKRIGETLPWVTIQGVTAHWLRHTTLTWVERNFGYAVARAFAGHHSKTIKAVGRSWLPGPTPNTCVSMSPTTDPPCVNSATPPDGRAFTPSSMPPPPICAFDHCATTSHSIGSGSPRGQPSSPNTGQPDSANHAAACCPSPASTAHADFWAPSTLKIARLAKCPQSKIAAA from the coding sequence ATGGGAATTTCACCGGCCGACCTCGTGACCGTGGGCACCACCGTCCCGACCTTCGGTGAAGTGGTCCCCGTAGTGCGCGCCACGCTGGGTGCGGGCACGAAGCGTACCTACGGCACCCACCTCAACCGCCTCGAACAGCAGTGGCCCGACAGGCGCCTCGACGACGTCACCAAGCCCGATCTCGACGAGATGGCGCAAGCCATCCGAGCCACCCACCGCGTCAACCGGGCCTCCCAGGGCGGCGCCACCGCTGTCGCCCACTTCGTCTCCACCGTGCGCTACGTATACCGATACGCCGAAGCCAAAGGCTGGATCCGCCCATGCGACAACCCTGCCCGCCAAGTCGCACTCCCCGCCCGCCGACCATCCCACCGATACGCCATCCCCTCCCACCAACTCACCGAAATCTGCCACGTCACCGCCACCACCGGAAACGACCCCGAACTCGACTCCCTGATCATTCGGCTGCACCTCGAAACAGCCTGCCGCAGAAGCGGAGCGCTCGCCCTGCGCCCCCACGACCTCGACACCGACCAATGCCTGATCTACCTACGAGAGAAGGAAGGAACCGACCGTTGGCAGCCGGTCTCCCCAACCCTTATGCGACACCTCCTTGCCCACGCCCAGGACCGCCACAGCCCTCCATCCGGACAGTTACTGCGCTACCTAAACGGCAAACCGATCACCGGCCGCCGTTACGACCACATCTGGAAACGCATCGGTGAAACACTGCCCTGGGTCACGATCCAAGGCGTCACCGCCCACTGGCTCCGCCACACCACCCTCACCTGGGTCGAACGAAACTTCGGCTACGCCGTCGCGCGGGCTTTCGCCGGCCACCACAGCAAGACGATCAAGGCCGTCGGGCGATCGTGGCTACCTGGGCCAACGCCGAACACATGCGTGTCGATGTCACCGACCACCGACCCACCCTGCGTGAATTCGGCGACGCCACCGGATGGGCGCGCGTTCACTCCATCCTCGATGCCCCCACCCCCGATCTGCGCCTTCGATCACTGTGCGACTACCTCGCACTCGATTGGGTCTGGGTCACCACGAGGGCAGCCGAGCTCGCCGAATACGGGACAGCCGGATTCAGCAAACCACGCAGCCGCCTGCTGTCCCTCGCCGGCCTCGACCGCGCATGCCGATTTCTGGGCTCCCTCAACCCTCAAGATCGCTAGGCTGGCGAAGTGTCCCCAGTCGAAAATCGCCGCCGCGTGA